Proteins from a single region of Streptococcus mitis:
- a CDS encoding DeoR/GlpR family DNA-binding transcription regulator, with protein MLKQEKLDNILETVNTKGTITVKEIMTRLDVSDMTARRYLQELADKDLLVRVHGGAEKIRTGSILNNERSNIEKQSLQIAEKQEISRFAGHLIDEGETIFIGPGTTLESFARELPIDNIRVVTNSLPVFLILNERKLTDLILIGGNYRSITGAFVGTLTLQNLANLQFSKAFVSCNGIKDNAIATFSEEEGESQRIALNNSNKKYLLADHSKFNKFDFYTFYNISDIDTIVSDSKLSKETFEQLSKQTKIILSKP; from the coding sequence ATGTTAAAGCAGGAAAAACTAGATAATATTCTAGAAACGGTAAATACAAAGGGAACTATTACTGTAAAAGAAATCATGACTCGCTTAGATGTGTCAGATATGACTGCTAGACGCTACTTACAAGAGTTAGCTGACAAGGATTTACTTGTTCGTGTGCATGGAGGAGCTGAAAAAATTCGTACAGGCTCCATTTTAAACAATGAACGTTCCAATATTGAAAAACAAAGCTTACAAATCGCAGAAAAACAAGAAATTAGTCGTTTTGCAGGCCATTTAATAGATGAAGGGGAGACTATTTTTATTGGACCAGGAACAACATTGGAATCTTTTGCTCGTGAACTTCCAATTGATAATATTCGTGTTGTAACAAACAGTTTACCAGTCTTTCTCATCCTAAACGAACGAAAACTAACAGATTTAATTTTAATTGGTGGAAACTATCGATCTATCACTGGAGCCTTTGTAGGAACACTAACCTTGCAAAACTTAGCAAACCTACAATTTTCCAAAGCCTTCGTTAGCTGTAATGGTATCAAGGACAATGCGATTGCGACCTTTAGTGAAGAGGAAGGTGAATCCCAACGCATCGCCCTCAATAATTCCAATAAAAAATACTTACTAGCTGACCATAGTAAGTTCAATAAATTTGATTTCTATACCTTCTACAATATCTCTGATATTGATACCATCGTTTCAGATTCTAAACTGAGCAAAGAAACGTTTGAACAACTTTCAAAACAAACAAAAATTATTCTTTCTAAACCATAA
- the nrdE gene encoding class 1b ribonucleoside-diphosphate reductase subunit alpha: MGLKHLEDVTYFRLNNEINRPINGQIMLHKDKEALDAFFKENVVPNTMVFDSIKNKINYLIEHNYIETAFIKKYRPEFLEELAQFIKDQNFQFKSFMAAYKFYNQYALKTNDGEYYLESMEDRVFFNALYFADGNEAVAIDIANEIIHQRYQPATPSFLNAGRARRGELVSCFLIQVTDDMNSIGRSINSALQLSRIGGGVGITLSNLREAGAPIKGYEGAASGVVPVMKLFEDSFSYSNQLGQRQGAGVVYLNVFHPDIIAFLSTKKENADEKVRVKTLSLGVVVPDKFYELARKNEEMYLFSPYSVELEYGVPFNYIDITEKYDELVANPNIRKTKIKARDLETEISKLQQESGYPYVVNIDTANRANPVDGKIIMSNLCSEILQVQEPSLINDAQEFLQMGTDVSCNLGSTNVVNMMTSPDFGRSIRAMVRALTFVTDSSHIVAVPTIDHGNSQAHTFGLGAMGLHSYLAQQLIEYGSPESVEFTSIYFMLMNYWTLVESNNIARERGITFHNFEKSDYANGSYFDKYVTGEFVPKSDRVKELFKDVFIPSAADWAELRDKVQADGLYHQNRLAVAPNGSISYINDVSASIHPITQRIEERQEKKIGKIYYPAAGLSTETIPYYTSAYDMDMRKVIDVYAAATEHVDQGLSLTLFMRSDIPKGLYEWKKENKQTTRDLSILRNYAFNKGIKSIYYVRTFTDDGGEVGANQCESCVI; the protein is encoded by the coding sequence ATGGGATTAAAACATCTTGAAGACGTAACTTACTTCCGTCTCAATAACGAAATCAATCGTCCTATCAATGGACAAATCATGCTTCATAAAGATAAGGAAGCCTTGGATGCTTTCTTTAAAGAAAATGTAGTTCCAAACACTATGGTTTTTGATTCAATCAAGAATAAAATCAACTACCTCATTGAACACAACTACATTGAAACAGCCTTTATCAAGAAATACCGTCCAGAATTTTTGGAAGAATTGGCTCAATTTATCAAAGACCAAAACTTCCAATTCAAGTCTTTTATGGCAGCTTATAAATTTTACAATCAATATGCCTTGAAGACTAACGACGGTGAATATTATCTTGAAAGTATGGAAGACCGCGTCTTCTTTAACGCCCTTTATTTCGCTGATGGCAATGAAGCTGTTGCAATCGATATTGCCAATGAAATCATCCACCAACGCTACCAACCTGCTACTCCTTCCTTCTTGAATGCTGGACGTGCTCGCCGTGGGGAATTGGTATCATGTTTCCTGATCCAAGTAACTGATGATATGAACTCTATCGGACGTTCTATCAACTCAGCTCTTCAACTTTCACGTATTGGTGGTGGTGTAGGAATTACCCTCAGCAACCTTCGTGAAGCTGGCGCACCTATTAAAGGCTATGAAGGAGCTGCTTCTGGCGTCGTTCCAGTTATGAAACTTTTCGAAGATAGCTTCTCTTACTCTAACCAATTGGGTCAACGTCAAGGTGCTGGTGTTGTCTACCTCAACGTCTTCCACCCAGATATTATCGCCTTCCTTTCAACTAAGAAAGAAAACGCCGATGAAAAAGTTCGTGTCAAGACCCTTTCACTTGGTGTCGTGGTACCCGATAAATTCTACGAATTAGCACGTAAAAATGAAGAAATGTACCTCTTCAGCCCTTACTCAGTAGAACTTGAATACGGTGTGCCATTTAACTACATCGACATCACTGAAAAATACGATGAGCTAGTCGCAAATCCAAATATCCGCAAGACAAAAATCAAGGCGCGTGATTTGGAAACTGAAATCTCTAAATTGCAACAAGAATCTGGCTACCCTTATGTAGTCAACATTGATACGGCTAACCGTGCAAATCCTGTTGATGGTAAGATTATCATGAGTAACTTGTGTTCTGAGATTCTTCAAGTCCAAGAACCAAGCTTGATCAACGATGCTCAAGAATTCCTTCAAATGGGAACAGACGTTTCATGTAACCTTGGTTCAACCAACGTGGTTAACATGATGACCTCACCTGATTTTGGTCGTTCTATCCGTGCTATGGTTCGTGCCCTTACTTTCGTTACAGATAGTTCGCACATCGTAGCTGTTCCTACTATCGACCATGGAAATAGCCAAGCCCACACCTTTGGTCTCGGTGCCATGGGACTTCACAGCTACCTTGCCCAACAATTGATTGAATATGGATCGCCTGAGTCTGTTGAATTTACAAGCATCTACTTCATGCTCATGAACTACTGGACCTTGGTAGAATCAAACAATATCGCGCGTGAACGTGGTATCACCTTCCACAACTTTGAAAAATCAGACTATGCTAACGGAAGCTACTTTGACAAATATGTGACTGGCGAGTTTGTTCCAAAATCAGACCGTGTTAAAGAACTCTTCAAAGATGTCTTTATCCCAAGTGCTGCTGACTGGGCTGAACTTCGCGACAAGGTTCAAGCAGATGGTCTTTACCACCAAAACCGCCTTGCTGTAGCGCCAAATGGTTCTATCAGTTACATCAACGACGTTTCTGCTTCTATCCACCCGATTACGCAACGTATCGAAGAACGTCAAGAAAAGAAAATCGGTAAAATCTACTATCCTGCTGCTGGCTTGTCAACAGAAACCATTCCTTACTACACTTCTGCCTACGACATGGATATGCGTAAGGTGATTGATGTCTATGCTGCTGCAACTGAGCACGTGGACCAAGGACTTTCACTCACTCTCTTCATGCGTAGTGACATTCCAAAAGGTCTTTACGAATGGAAGAAGGAAAATAAGCAAACGACACGTGACTTGTCTATCCTTCGTAACTATGCCTTTAACAAGGGAATCAAGTCTATCTACTACGTCCGTACCTTTACAGATGATGGTGGAGAAGTCGGTGCTAACCAATGTGAAAGCTGTGTGATTTAA
- the ptsP gene encoding phosphoenolpyruvate--protein phosphotransferase, whose translation MTEMLKGIAASDGVAVAKAYLLVQPDLSFETVSVEDTNAEEARLDVALEASQNELSLIREKAVGTLGEEAAQVFDAHLMVLADPELIGQIKETIRAKKVNAEAGLKEVTDMFITIFEGMEDNPYMQERAADIRDVTKRVLANLLGKKLPNPASINEEVIVIAHDLTPSDTAQLDKNFVKAFVTNIGGRTSHSAIMARTLEIAAVLGTNNITEVVKDGDILAVNGITGEVIINPTDEQAAEFKAAGEAYAKQKAEWALLKDAQTVTADGKHFELAANIGTPKDVEGVNNNGAEAVGLYRTEFLYMDSQDFPTEDEQYEAYKAVLEGMNGKPVVVRTMDIGGDKELPYFDMPHEMNPFLGFRALRISISETGDAMFRTQIRALLRASVHGQLRIMFPMVALLKEFRAAKAVYEEEKANLLAEGVAVADDIQVGIMIEIPAAAMLADQFAKEVDFMSIGTNDLIQYSMAADRMNEQVSYLYQPYNPSILRLINNVIKAAHAEGKWAGMCGEMAGDQKAVPLLVGMGLDEFSMSATSVLRTRSLMKKLDTAKMEEYANRALTECSTMEEVLELQKEYVNFD comes from the coding sequence ATGACAGAAATGCTTAAAGGAATCGCAGCATCTGACGGTGTTGCAGTTGCAAAAGCATATCTACTCGTTCAACCGGATTTGTCATTCGAGACTGTTTCAGTCGAAGATACAAACGCAGAAGAGGCTCGTTTGGATGTAGCTCTTGAAGCTTCTCAAAACGAGCTTTCTCTTATCCGTGAGAAAGCTGTAGGTACGCTTGGTGAAGAAGCGGCTCAAGTTTTTGACGCTCATTTGATGGTTCTTGCTGACCCAGAATTGATTGGTCAGATTAAAGAAACAATCCGTGCTAAGAAAGTCAATGCAGAAGCAGGTCTTAAAGAAGTGACTGACATGTTCATCACTATCTTTGAAGGCATGGAAGACAACCCATATATGCAAGAACGTGCAGCGGATATCCGCGACGTGACAAAACGTGTATTGGCAAACCTTCTTGGTAAGAAATTGCCAAACCCAGCTTCTATCAATGAAGAAGTAATCGTGATTGCCCATGACTTGACACCATCTGATACAGCTCAATTGGACAAAAACTTTGTAAAAGCTTTTGTAACAAATATCGGTGGACGTACAAGCCACTCAGCTATCATGGCACGTACACTTGAAATTGCAGCTGTATTGGGAACAAATAACATCACTGAAGTAGTGAAAGACGGTGATATCCTTGCCGTTAACGGAATTACTGGTGAAGTGATTATCAACCCAACAGATGAACAAGCGGCAGAATTTAAAGCAGCTGGTGAAGCTTATGCTAAACAAAAAGCTGAATGGGCACTTTTGAAAGATGCTCAAACAGTGACTGCTGACGGTAAACACTTCGAGTTGGCTGCTAACATCGGTACTCCAAAAGACGTTGAAGGTGTTAACAACAACGGTGCAGAAGCTGTTGGACTTTACCGTACAGAGTTCTTGTACATGGATTCTCAAGACTTCCCAACTGAAGATGAGCAGTATGAAGCATACAAGGCTGTTCTTGAGGGAATGAATGGTAAACCAGTGGTTGTTCGTACAATGGATATCGGTGGAGATAAGGAACTTCCTTACTTCGATATGCCACATGAAATGAACCCATTCCTTGGATTCCGTGCCCTTCGTATCTCTATTTCTGAAACTGGAGATGCAATGTTCCGTACACAAATCCGTGCCCTTCTTCGTGCTTCTGTTCATGGTCAATTGCGTATCATGTTCCCAATGGTTGCCCTTTTGAAAGAATTCCGTGCAGCCAAAGCAGTTTATGAAGAAGAAAAAGCAAACCTTCTTGCTGAAGGTGTTGCAGTTGCGGATGACATCCAAGTTGGTATCATGATTGAAATCCCTGCAGCAGCAATGCTTGCAGACCAATTTGCAAAAGAAGTAGACTTCATGTCAATTGGTACAAACGACTTGATCCAATACTCAATGGCAGCAGACCGTATGAACGAACAAGTTTCATATCTTTACCAACCATATAACCCATCAATCCTTCGCTTGATCAACAACGTTATCAAGGCAGCTCACGCTGAAGGTAAATGGGCTGGTATGTGTGGTGAGATGGCTGGTGACCAAAAAGCTGTTCCACTTCTTGTCGGAATGGGCTTGGATGAGTTCTCTATGTCAGCAACATCTGTCCTTCGTACACGTAGCTTGATGAAGAAATTGGATACTGCTAAGATGGAAGAGTACGCTAACCGTGCCCTTACAGAGTGTTCAACAATGGAAGAAGTTCTTGAACTTCAAAAAGAATACGTTAACTTTGATTAA
- a CDS encoding ISL3 family transposase, which translates to MEQLHFITKLLDIKDPNIQFMDIINRDTHKEIIAKLDYDSPSCPECGSQMKKYDFQKPSKIPYLETTGMPTRILLRKRRFKCYQCSKIAVAETPLIKKNHQIPRIINQKIAQKLIEKTSMTDIAHQLSISTSTVIRKLNDFNFKHDFSRLPEIMSWDEYAFTKGKMSFIAQDFDNLNIITVLEGRTQAIIRNHFLRYDRAVRCQVKIITMDMFSPYYDISRKLFPNAKIVLDRFHIAQHLSRAMSRVRVQIMNQFERKSHEYKAIKRYWKLIQQDSRKLSDKRFYRPTFRMHLTNKEILDKLLSYSEDLKHHYNLYQLLLFHFQNKEPDKFFGLIEDNLKQVHPLFHTVFKTFLKDKEKIVNALQLPYSNAKLEATNNLIKLIKRNAFGFRNFENFKKRIFIALNIKKERTKSVLSRS; encoded by the coding sequence ATGGAACAATTACATTTTATCACAAAACTGCTCGATATCAAAGACCCTAATATCCAATTTATGGATATCATCAATAGGGATACTCACAAAGAAATCATCGCTAAACTGGACTACGACTCTCCATCTTGTCCTGAGTGTGGAAGTCAAATGAAGAAATATGATTTTCAAAAACCGTCTAAGATTCCTTACCTCGAAACGACTGGTATGCCTACTAGAATCCTCCTTAGAAAACGCCGTTTTAAGTGCTATCAGTGCTCGAAAATAGCGGTCGCTGAGACTCCTCTAATAAAGAAAAATCATCAAATCCCTCGTATCATCAACCAAAAAATTGCTCAAAAGCTGATTGAAAAAACTTCTATGACCGATATTGCCCATCAGCTTTCCATTTCAACTTCAACTGTCATTCGAAAGCTCAATGATTTCAACTTTAAGCATGATTTTTCTCGTCTTCCTGAGATTATGTCTTGGGACGAGTATGCCTTCACTAAGGGAAAGATGAGTTTCATTGCGCAAGATTTTGATAATCTCAACATTATCACTGTTCTTGAAGGCAGAACACAAGCTATCATCCGAAATCACTTTCTGCGCTACGATAGAGCCGTTCGTTGTCAGGTGAAAATCATTACTATGGATATGTTTAGCCCCTACTACGATATTTCCAGAAAACTTTTTCCTAACGCTAAAATCGTTCTCGACCGCTTTCACATTGCCCAACATCTCAGCCGTGCTATGAGTCGTGTGCGTGTCCAAATTATGAATCAGTTTGAGCGAAAATCCCATGAATACAAGGCTATCAAGCGTTACTGGAAGCTCATTCAACAGGATAGTCGTAAATTGAGTGATAAACGTTTCTATCGCCCTACTTTTCGCATGCATCTAACCAACAAAGAGATTCTAGATAAGCTTTTGAGCTATTCAGAAGACTTGAAACACCACTACAATCTCTATCAGCTCTTACTTTTTCACTTCCAGAACAAGGAACCTGACAAATTCTTCGGACTTATTGAGGACAATCTAAAGCAGGTTCATCCTCTTTTTCACACTGTCTTTAAAACCTTCCTCAAGGACAAAGAAAAGATTGTCAATGCTCTTCAACTACCTTATTCTAATGCCAAATTAGAAGCGACTAATAATCTCATTAAACTTATCAAACGAAATGCATTTGGTTTTCGGAACTTTGAAAACTTCAAAAAACGGATTTTTATCGCTCTCAATATCAAAAAAGAAAGGACGAAATCCGTCCTTTCTAGATCTTAG
- the nrdH gene encoding glutaredoxin-like protein NrdH, which produces MVTVYSKNNCVQCKMTKRFLDSNNVAYREINLDEQPEYIDQVKELGFSAAPVIQTPTEVFSGFQPGKLKQLA; this is translated from the coding sequence ATGGTAACCGTTTATTCTAAAAACAACTGTGTCCAATGTAAGATGACTAAACGTTTCTTGGACAGTAATAATGTCGCTTATCGTGAAATCAATCTTGATGAGCAACCTGAGTACATCGATCAAGTTAAAGAGCTCGGTTTCAGCGCAGCTCCTGTTATCCAAACACCAACTGAAGTCTTTTCAGGTTTCCAACCAGGAAAACTGAAACAATTAGCATAA
- the nrdF gene encoding class 1b ribonucleoside-diphosphate reductase subunit beta, whose product METYYKAINWNAIEDVIDKSTWEKLTEQFWLDTRIPLSNDLDDWRKLSNVEKDLVGKVFGGLTLLDTMQSETGVQALRADIRTPHEEAVFNNIQFMESVHAKSYSSIFSTLNTKAEIEEIFEWTNTNPYLQKKAEIVNEIYLNGSPLEKKVASVFLETFLFYSGFFTPLYYLGNNKLANVAEIIKLIIRDESVHGTYIGYKFQLGFNELPEEEQEKLKEWMYDLLYTLYENEEGYTESLYDGVGWTEEVKTFLRYNANKALMNLGQDPLFPDSADDVNPIVMNGISTGTSNHDFFSQVGNGYLLGEVEAMQDDDYNYGLN is encoded by the coding sequence ATGGAAACTTACTACAAAGCCATTAACTGGAATGCCATCGAAGATGTCATCGACAAATCAACTTGGGAAAAACTGACGGAGCAATTCTGGCTTGATACACGTATTCCCTTGTCAAATGACTTGGATGACTGGAGAAAGCTATCAAATGTAGAAAAAGACTTGGTAGGAAAAGTCTTTGGTGGTTTAACACTTCTCGACACTATGCAATCTGAAACTGGGGTTCAAGCCCTTCGCGCGGACATCCGTACACCCCATGAGGAAGCTGTTTTCAATAACATCCAATTTATGGAATCTGTCCATGCAAAATCTTACTCATCAATCTTCTCTACCTTGAATACTAAGGCTGAGATTGAAGAAATTTTCGAATGGACCAATACCAATCCTTATCTACAAAAGAAGGCTGAAATCGTCAACGAAATCTACCTCAACGGTAGCCCACTTGAAAAGAAAGTTGCCAGTGTCTTCCTCGAAACCTTCCTCTTCTACTCTGGTTTCTTCACTCCCCTCTACTATCTTGGTAACAACAAACTAGCCAACGTCGCTGAAATCATCAAATTGATCATTCGTGATGAGTCTGTTCACGGAACCTACATTGGTTACAAATTCCAACTTGGTTTCAATGAATTGCCTGAAGAAGAGCAAGAAAAACTCAAAGAATGGATGTACGACCTGCTCTATACGCTTTACGAGAATGAAGAAGGTTATACAGAGAGTCTCTATGACGGTGTTGGTTGGACGGAGGAAGTTAAAACCTTCCTTCGCTACAATGCCAATAAAGCTCTCATGAACCTGGGACAAGATCCACTCTTCCCAGATTCAGCTGATGATGTCAACCCAATCGTTATGAACGGTATTTCAACAGGAACTTCCAACCACGACTTCTTCTCTCAAGTCGGAAATGGTTACCTCCTTGGTGAAGTTGAAGCCATGCAAGACGATGATTACAACTACGGTTTGAATTAA
- a CDS encoding DUF3884 family protein → MFKDFIQSIYEKVYIINFDKCSQIPCLTNEELKKLGKWYVSTGKEWICHSDYELEEFKIIFLNFISPEERDNISFDSDFMPFQQS, encoded by the coding sequence ATGTTCAAAGATTTTATCCAATCTATTTATGAAAAAGTTTATATTATCAATTTTGATAAATGTTCTCAAATACCTTGTTTGACTAATGAGGAGCTGAAAAAACTTGGGAAATGGTATGTCTCTACCGGTAAAGAATGGATTTGCCATTCAGACTATGAGCTGGAAGAATTTAAAATTATCTTTTTAAATTTTATCAGTCCTGAAGAACGGGATAACATCTCCTTTGATTCAGATTTTATGCCGTTTCAACAATCATAA
- the adcAII gene encoding zinc-binding lipoprotein AdcAII has translation MKKQNLFLVLLSVFLLCLAACGQKESQTGKGMKIVTSFYPIYAMVKEVSGDLNDVRMIQSSSGIHSFEPSANDIAAIYDADVFVYHSHTLESWAGSLDPNLKKSKVKVLEASEGMTLDRVPGLEDVEAGDGVDEKTLYDPHTWLDPEKAGEEAQIIADKLSEVDSEHKETYQKNAQAFIKKAQELTKKFQPKFEKASQKTFVTQHTAFSYLAKRFGLNQLGIAGISPEQEPSPRQLTEIQEFVKTYNVKTIFTESNASSKVAETLVKSTGVGLKTLNPLEADPQNDKTYLENLEDNMSVLAEELK, from the coding sequence ATGAAGAAACAAAATTTGTTTTTAGTGTTGTTAAGTGTCTTTCTTTTATGTTTAGCTGCTTGTGGTCAAAAGGAAAGCCAGACAGGGAAAGGGATGAAAATTGTGACCAGTTTCTATCCTATCTACGCTATGGTCAAGGAAGTATCTGGTGACTTGAATGATGTTCGAATGATTCAGTCAAGTAGTGGGATTCACTCCTTTGAGCCTTCAGCGAATGATATTGCGGCCATCTATGATGCAGACGTCTTTGTTTACCATTCTCATACGCTCGAATCTTGGGCAGGAAGTCTGGATCCCAATCTAAAAAAGTCCAAAGTTAAGGTTTTAGAGGCTTCAGAAGGAATGACATTGGATCGTGTCCCTGGTCTAGAAGATGTGGAAGCAGGTGATGGAGTTGATGAAAAAACGCTTTATGATCCTCACACATGGCTAGATCCTGAAAAAGCTGGAGAAGAAGCCCAGATTATCGCTGATAAACTTTCAGAGGTGGATAGTGAGCATAAAGAAACTTACCAGAAAAATGCGCAAGCCTTTATCAAAAAAGCTCAAGAATTGACTAAGAAATTCCAACCTAAATTTGAAAAAGCGAGTCAGAAGACTTTTGTAACACAACATACGGCCTTTTCTTATCTAGCGAAGCGATTTGGACTCAATCAACTTGGTATTGCAGGTATCTCTCCTGAACAAGAACCAAGTCCGCGACAACTAACAGAAATTCAGGAATTTGTTAAAACCTATAATGTTAAAACAATTTTTACAGAAAGTAATGCTTCTTCGAAAGTAGCTGAAACTCTTGTCAAATCAACAGGTGTAGGTCTTAAAACTCTAAATCCTTTAGAGGCAGACCCACAAAATGACAAGACTTATTTAGAAAACCTAGAAGACAATATGAGTGTTCTAGCAGAAGAATTGAAATGA
- a CDS encoding phosphocarrier protein HPr, with protein sequence MASKDFHVVAETGIHARPATLLVQTASKFASDITLEYKGKSVNLKSIMGVMSLGVGQGADVTISAEGADADDAIAAISETMEKEGLA encoded by the coding sequence ATGGCTTCTAAAGATTTCCACGTAGTGGCAGAAACAGGTATTCACGCACGTCCAGCAACATTGTTGGTACAAACTGCAAGCAAATTTGCTTCAGATATCACTCTTGAGTACAAAGGTAAATCAGTTAACCTTAAATCAATCATGGGTGTTATGAGTCTTGGTGTTGGCCAAGGTGCTGACGTAACTATCTCAGCTGAAGGTGCAGATGCAGATGACGCTATCGCTGCAATCTCAGAAACAATGGAAAAAGAAGGATTGGCATAA